In Nitratireductor basaltis, the following are encoded in one genomic region:
- the uxuA gene encoding mannonate dehydratase: protein MRQTWRWFGPTDQVSIDDMLQAGVQGVVSALHHVPTGDVWTPEEIARRQQEIATRGDGSPSGLAWDVVESLPVSEAIKKQKGEWRQHIENYKVSMRHLADAGIEIICYNFMPILDWTRTDLAYRVAHGGTCMRFDAVDFAAFDIHILQRDGASDDFLDTICAEADRRFAEMTDARKQELTRNVAFGLPGSTESLTLDDLRAHLAEYGRIPPEQLRANFIAFLEEVAPLAEELGLRLCCHPDDPPFSLLGLPRIMSTEADYKAIMDAVDVPANGITLCSGSLGARPDNDLPGMMRRLGDRVHFLHLRNVQRESDQVVGSFHEAEHLGGGTDMVDLIAAVLEEEARRRKAGRKDASIPFRPDHGQDILDDLKRRAQPGYPAIGRLKGLAELRGIITALEHPAFGLSRGS, encoded by the coding sequence ATGCGACAGACATGGCGGTGGTTCGGGCCAACGGACCAGGTTTCGATTGACGACATGCTGCAGGCCGGTGTGCAGGGCGTTGTGTCTGCGCTGCATCACGTGCCGACGGGAGATGTCTGGACGCCGGAAGAGATTGCCAGGCGCCAGCAGGAGATCGCCACACGCGGCGACGGCTCACCCTCCGGCCTGGCCTGGGACGTGGTGGAAAGCCTGCCCGTTTCCGAAGCGATCAAGAAGCAGAAGGGCGAGTGGCGCCAGCATATCGAGAACTACAAGGTGAGCATGCGCCACCTTGCCGATGCCGGTATCGAGATCATCTGCTACAATTTCATGCCGATCCTCGACTGGACGCGCACCGACCTTGCCTATCGCGTGGCGCATGGCGGCACCTGCATGCGTTTCGATGCGGTGGATTTTGCCGCTTTCGACATTCACATTTTGCAGCGCGACGGCGCGTCTGACGATTTCTTGGACACGATCTGCGCAGAAGCGGACAGGCGTTTCGCGGAGATGACTGACGCGCGCAAGCAGGAGCTGACGCGCAATGTCGCCTTCGGGCTGCCGGGTTCGACCGAGAGCCTGACGCTTGATGATCTCAGGGCGCATCTGGCCGAATATGGCCGCATTCCGCCGGAGCAGCTGCGTGCGAACTTCATCGCCTTTCTTGAAGAGGTCGCGCCTCTTGCAGAGGAACTGGGCCTGCGGCTTTGCTGCCATCCCGATGATCCGCCGTTTTCGCTTCTGGGACTGCCGCGCATCATGTCGACCGAGGCCGACTACAAGGCGATCATGGATGCCGTGGACGTGCCGGCCAATGGCATCACGCTGTGTTCCGGCTCTCTTGGCGCGCGTCCCGACAACGACTTGCCGGGCATGATGCGCCGTCTGGGTGATCGGGTACACTTCCTGCATCTGCGCAACGTGCAACGGGAAAGCGACCAGGTCGTCGGCTCCTTCCACGAGGCCGAGCATCTTGGCGGCGGCACCGATATGGTAGACCTGATCGCTGCCGTTCTGGAAGAGGAAGCCCGCCGTCGCAAGGCAGGGCGCAAGGATGCCTCCATCCCGTTCCGGCCCGATCATGGCCAGGATATTCTCGACGACCTGAAACGCCGAGCGCAGCCGGGTTATCCTGCGATTGGCCGGCTCAAGGGGCTCGCGGAGCTGCGCGGCATTATCACCGCCTTGGAGCATCCGGCGTTCGGTTTGAGCCGCGGGAGTTGA
- a CDS encoding SulP family inorganic anion transporter gives MQRLGQYLPILDWAQSYGRATLTNDMVAAVIVTIMLIPQSLAYAMIAGLPPEVGLYASILPLVAYAIFGTSRTLAVGPVAVVSLMTATAVGNIAAEGSADYLAAAMLLAFLSGAMLLAMGFMRLGFIANFLSHPVISGFITASGLLIAASQLKHVLGVDADGHTLPEILSDIAENIGQTNMPTLIIGVAVVAFLYFTRLRLKSLLLGLGLSSRPADIITKAGPVLAIAATILATEIFKLGEAGVKLVGDIPAGLPVPALPSFDIELVMQLAGPAFLISIIGFVESVSVAQTLASRRRQRIDPDQELIGLGASNIASSLSSGYPVTGGFARSVVNFDAGAETPAAGAYTAIGIALATMFLTPLLAALPRATLAATIIVAVLSLVDLGAVMRVWRYSKADFIAMAATILGTLFLGVEIGIMLGVGLSILLHLYRTSKPHMAVVGQVPGTEHFRNVERHDVRIFPHILSLRVDESLYFANSRYLEDRVAALVAEKPALKHVILQCSAVNEIDASALESLEEINHRLSDAGICLHLSEVKGPVMDRLKRSSLLEDLTGEVFLSQHEAEQNIADRLALKETFTAAK, from the coding sequence ATGCAGCGCCTTGGACAATATCTGCCGATCCTTGACTGGGCGCAGAGCTATGGTCGCGCCACGCTGACCAATGACATGGTCGCGGCAGTTATCGTTACAATCATGCTCATTCCGCAATCTCTTGCCTATGCAATGATTGCGGGCCTGCCCCCCGAGGTTGGCCTCTACGCCTCAATCCTGCCGCTGGTTGCCTATGCGATCTTCGGCACCAGCCGCACGCTGGCGGTCGGCCCGGTTGCTGTCGTATCGTTGATGACGGCAACCGCTGTCGGCAATATCGCAGCAGAAGGCAGTGCGGACTATCTGGCGGCGGCCATGCTGCTTGCCTTTCTTTCGGGCGCGATGCTTCTGGCCATGGGCTTCATGCGCCTCGGCTTCATCGCAAATTTCCTGAGCCATCCCGTGATCTCTGGCTTCATCACGGCGTCTGGCCTGCTGATTGCAGCCAGCCAGTTGAAGCATGTTCTTGGCGTGGATGCGGACGGACACACCCTGCCCGAGATCCTGTCGGACATTGCAGAGAATATTGGCCAGACAAACATGCCGACACTCATCATCGGCGTGGCTGTTGTCGCGTTCCTGTATTTCACGCGCCTGCGCCTGAAGTCTCTGCTCCTCGGACTCGGATTGTCGAGCCGCCCCGCAGACATCATCACCAAAGCGGGTCCCGTTCTTGCGATTGCTGCCACCATCCTTGCCACCGAAATTTTCAAACTGGGAGAGGCTGGGGTGAAGCTGGTGGGCGACATCCCGGCAGGTCTTCCCGTGCCCGCCCTGCCAAGCTTCGACATCGAACTCGTGATGCAGCTTGCCGGACCGGCCTTCCTCATCTCGATCATCGGCTTCGTCGAGTCGGTTTCCGTGGCGCAAACACTCGCATCCCGCAGGCGCCAGCGCATTGACCCGGATCAGGAACTGATCGGCCTTGGCGCGTCCAACATCGCATCATCGCTCTCGTCGGGCTATCCGGTGACCGGAGGCTTCGCACGTTCCGTCGTCAATTTCGACGCTGGTGCTGAAACGCCGGCAGCAGGTGCCTATACGGCAATCGGCATAGCCCTGGCGACCATGTTTCTCACGCCACTGCTCGCCGCTCTCCCGCGCGCCACGCTGGCGGCAACCATCATCGTTGCGGTGTTGTCACTGGTGGATCTTGGAGCGGTAATGCGTGTCTGGCGCTACTCCAAGGCGGATTTCATCGCCATGGCCGCGACCATTCTCGGAACGCTCTTCCTTGGCGTTGAAATCGGCATCATGCTAGGCGTGGGCCTGTCGATCCTGTTGCATCTCTACCGCACCTCGAAGCCGCATATGGCCGTGGTCGGTCAGGTGCCGGGCACCGAGCATTTCCGCAATGTGGAGCGTCATGACGTGCGCATCTTCCCGCACATCCTGTCACTGCGGGTAGATGAAAGCCTCTACTTCGCCAACAGCCGCTATCTCGAAGATCGCGTCGCAGCGCTCGTCGCCGAAAAGCCGGCGCTGAAGCATGTGATCCTTCAGTGCTCGGCGGTGAACGAGATCGATGCCTCGGCACTTGAAAGCCTTGAGGAGATCAATCACAGGCTTTCGGATGCAGGCATCTGCCTGCATCTTTCGGAGGTGAAGGGTCCGGTGATGGACCGGCTGAAGCGGTCCAGCCTGCTCGAAGACCTGACCGGCGAAGTCTTCCTCAGCCAGCACGAGGCCGAGCAGAACATCGCAGACCGTCTGGCTCTCAAAGAGACATTCACGGCTGCGAAGTGA
- a CDS encoding TIM-barrel domain-containing protein, translating to MKTLKNWSLFERSKTGLTLLVDERHHFVVNVLEEALFKVSLKRNGAWRLDRTWSIAPDGDVPWEGRKRDDLSGFSCPDFTLEEGEGQLVLSTQSLRLTIRSPLALEWEASDGNGGWKAIATDRKTSAYMAGVRDNRNAHFLDYRPDDLVYGLGEKAGDLKRNERRFEMRNLDAMGYDASGTDPLYKVLPFTITRTPDAGSYGLFYDNLAGSWFDIGNEYDNYHGRFRSYRASDGDLDFYFSWAPTVLELVKLQNWLTGGTIFPPRWTLGYSGSTMLYTDAENAQEQLESFVDLCAEHQIPCDSFQMSSGYTAIGDKRYVFNWNTDRVPDPKGLSKHFRDATMHLAANIKPCLLQDHPLYDEVAEKGLFIKDSEKEAPERSIFWDDEGSHLDFTNPATVDWWKENVTSKLLDLGTECTWNDNNEYEVWDDGALCHGFGEPIEIGLIRPLFSVLMTRASYEAQIEHKPTERPYLICRAGAPGLQRYAQTWSGDNYTSWKALRYNIPMGLSMSLVGYYNVGHDVGGFAGPRPDPELFVRWVQNGIFHPRFTIHSWNDDRTVNEPWMFPEVTPLIRDAIRFRYRLLPYLYTLLHQAVSEREPIIRPTFLDHEHDARCFEETADFMLGRDLLVASVVEPGAKERRVWLPDNGSGWWNFWSGEYHDGGQEITVPVTLETMPLFVRAGSVIPLGVPVDRADVAHDTARTLAVFPHKGEGEATSVEYEDDGISVDAPKNDFRLSIYRLASRADEVSLDWSAKGSFTPHYAAVTFVLPEGEKRALKVNGQSLRSGETLGRI from the coding sequence ATGAAAACACTGAAGAACTGGTCGCTCTTCGAGCGGAGCAAAACCGGCCTGACGCTGCTGGTCGACGAGCGGCATCATTTCGTGGTCAATGTGCTGGAAGAAGCGCTGTTCAAGGTCTCGCTCAAGCGCAATGGTGCATGGCGGCTCGACCGCACCTGGAGCATCGCACCGGATGGTGATGTGCCGTGGGAAGGGCGCAAGCGCGATGATCTTTCGGGCTTCTCCTGCCCGGACTTCACGCTGGAGGAAGGCGAGGGGCAGCTAGTCCTCTCGACCCAAAGCCTGCGCTTGACCATCCGCAGTCCGCTGGCCCTCGAATGGGAGGCGAGCGACGGCAATGGCGGCTGGAAGGCAATTGCGACCGACCGCAAAACCAGCGCCTATATGGCCGGCGTCCGTGACAACAGGAATGCGCATTTCCTTGATTATCGCCCTGACGATCTTGTCTATGGACTGGGAGAGAAGGCGGGTGATCTGAAGCGCAACGAGCGCCGCTTCGAGATGCGCAATCTTGACGCGATGGGCTATGACGCGTCCGGCACCGATCCGCTCTACAAGGTTCTGCCATTCACCATCACGCGCACGCCGGATGCCGGCTCCTATGGGTTGTTCTATGACAATCTGGCGGGAAGCTGGTTCGATATCGGCAACGAGTATGACAATTATCACGGCCGTTTCCGCTCCTATCGCGCAAGCGACGGCGACCTCGATTTCTATTTCAGCTGGGCACCGACCGTTCTGGAGCTGGTCAAGCTGCAGAACTGGTTGACCGGCGGCACGATCTTCCCGCCGCGCTGGACGCTGGGCTATTCCGGCTCCACCATGCTCTACACCGATGCGGAAAACGCGCAGGAGCAGCTGGAAAGCTTTGTCGATCTGTGTGCGGAGCACCAGATCCCTTGCGACAGCTTCCAGATGTCATCCGGCTACACGGCCATTGGCGACAAGCGCTATGTTTTCAACTGGAACACGGATCGCGTTCCCGACCCCAAGGGGCTGTCGAAGCATTTCCGTGACGCAACGATGCATCTGGCTGCAAACATCAAGCCTTGCCTGCTGCAGGATCACCCGCTCTATGACGAGGTGGCGGAAAAGGGTCTGTTCATCAAGGACAGCGAGAAGGAGGCGCCGGAACGTTCCATCTTCTGGGATGACGAAGGCTCGCATCTCGACTTCACCAATCCTGCCACTGTCGACTGGTGGAAGGAGAATGTCACTTCGAAGCTGCTCGATCTTGGCACCGAATGCACCTGGAACGACAACAACGAATATGAAGTCTGGGACGATGGCGCTCTGTGCCACGGTTTCGGTGAGCCGATCGAGATTGGCCTGATCCGTCCGCTCTTCTCGGTTCTCATGACGCGGGCTTCCTACGAGGCGCAGATCGAGCACAAGCCGACCGAGAGGCCTTATCTGATCTGTCGTGCCGGCGCGCCGGGGCTGCAGCGCTATGCGCAGACCTGGTCGGGTGACAACTACACGTCATGGAAGGCGCTGCGCTACAATATCCCGATGGGGCTCTCCATGAGCCTTGTCGGCTATTACAATGTCGGCCACGATGTGGGCGGCTTTGCTGGTCCGCGGCCCGATCCGGAATTGTTCGTGCGCTGGGTGCAGAACGGCATCTTCCATCCCCGCTTCACGATCCACTCCTGGAACGACGACCGCACGGTCAACGAGCCATGGATGTTCCCGGAAGTCACGCCGCTCATCCGCGATGCGATCCGCTTCCGCTACCGGCTGCTGCCCTATCTCTACACGCTGCTGCATCAGGCCGTTTCGGAGCGCGAGCCGATCATTCGCCCGACATTCCTCGACCACGAGCATGATGCACGCTGCTTCGAAGAGACGGCCGATTTCATGCTGGGCCGCGATCTTCTGGTCGCAAGCGTGGTGGAGCCGGGCGCAAAGGAACGCCGGGTCTGGTTGCCGGACAATGGCAGTGGCTGGTGGAACTTCTGGTCCGGCGAGTATCACGATGGTGGGCAGGAAATCACCGTGCCAGTGACGCTTGAAACCATGCCGCTTTTCGTGCGCGCCGGCAGCGTCATTCCGCTTGGTGTTCCCGTCGACCGTGCCGATGTCGCTCATGACACCGCGCGCACGCTTGCCGTCTTCCCGCACAAGGGGGAAGGCGAGGCGACCAGCGTGGAATATGAGGATGACGGTATCAGCGTGGATGCCCCGAAGAACGATTTCCGCCTGAGCATCTATCGCCTTGCATCCCGTGCCGATGAAGTAAGCCTCGACTGGTCGGCGAAGGGCAGCTTCACACCGCACTACGCCGCGGTAACCTTTGTACTTCCGGAAGGCGAAAAGCGTGCGCTGAAGGTCAATGGCCAGAGCTTGCGCTCTGGCGAGACACTGGGGAGAATCTGA
- a CDS encoding YeeE/YedE family protein, whose protein sequence is MTEFTPLASTIGGMMIGLSAVLLMLWEGRIAGISGIASRILPPYPDGMPTSRLGFVIGLIAAPLAYILFSGNTVEQTVSSSLPLMVTAGLLVGFGSVWGNGCTSGHGVCGLSRLSKRSFVATAIFMAAAIVTVFITRHIIGA, encoded by the coding sequence ATGACTGAGTTCACCCCCTTGGCCTCCACGATCGGCGGCATGATGATCGGCCTGTCGGCCGTTCTCCTGATGTTGTGGGAAGGCCGCATAGCGGGCATCTCCGGCATCGCCTCCAGAATTTTGCCTCCTTATCCAGACGGCATGCCGACTTCGCGGCTGGGCTTCGTGATCGGACTGATCGCAGCTCCGCTGGCCTATATCCTGTTCTCCGGCAACACTGTTGAACAGACGGTGTCGTCCAGCCTGCCCCTCATGGTGACTGCAGGTCTCCTGGTGGGCTTCGGCTCTGTCTGGGGCAATGGTTGTACATCCGGACATGGCGTTTGTGGCCTGTCGCGCCTGTCCAAGCGCTCCTTTGTGGCAACCGCCATTTTCATGGCCGCTGCCATCGTCACCGTCTTCATCACCCGTCACATCATCGGAGCGTGA
- a CDS encoding mannitol dehydrogenase family protein — protein MSNIIQESWSHDRSHLKPRVLHIGFGAFSRAHTLRYLDDALDKSGGDFGAVVARLNSGADELSALDAQDHEYLVVEADDDEIRARRIGCVVGTINPGRDGVDALPDLIAAKDLCLVTLTITEKGYCLRNGKLDAEAPAISADLKNAQTPRSAIGVLVEGLRRRREAGAGGITLMACDNLPENGTALREAVVDYARLLDSALADWIGENVAFPSTMVDRIVPALDEAGKALIAEASGSSATIGIVCEPFLQWVIEDNFAGERPDFAAAGAMLVDDVRPYEEMKLRMLNGSHSFLAYLGALAGHETISDCMGDAVFRKAARTLMMQEQAPTLSVPGDVDLDAYADALIARFSNSRLGHRTQQIATDGSQKLPQRLLAPIANHLERGEPWALSALGVAGWMAYLGGKSEKGEALKLSDPLAERLAEIASCNEGDDLVEALLKLDAIFPPALVGNEAFVAGINESYRAITEQGVREAIAQACAKYDTEEG, from the coding sequence ATGAGCAACATCATCCAGGAAAGCTGGTCCCACGATCGCTCACACCTGAAACCGCGCGTTCTGCATATCGGCTTCGGTGCCTTCTCGCGCGCGCATACGCTGCGCTATCTGGATGATGCGCTGGACAAGAGCGGCGGTGACTTCGGTGCTGTGGTTGCGCGGTTGAATTCGGGCGCTGACGAATTGTCGGCTCTTGATGCGCAAGACCACGAATATCTCGTGGTTGAGGCCGATGACGACGAAATTCGCGCCCGCCGCATCGGTTGTGTGGTTGGCACCATCAATCCCGGCCGTGACGGTGTGGACGCGCTGCCGGATCTGATCGCTGCGAAGGATCTTTGTCTCGTCACGCTGACCATCACGGAAAAGGGCTATTGCCTGCGTAATGGAAAGCTGGATGCAGAGGCTCCTGCAATCAGCGCCGATCTGAAAAATGCTCAGACGCCGCGTTCGGCCATTGGCGTGCTTGTCGAAGGCCTGCGCCGCCGCCGCGAGGCGGGTGCGGGCGGTATCACGCTCATGGCTTGTGATAATCTGCCGGAGAATGGAACGGCACTGCGCGAAGCCGTGGTGGATTATGCCAGGCTACTGGACAGTGCCTTGGCCGACTGGATCGGTGAGAATGTCGCCTTCCCCTCGACCATGGTGGACCGCATCGTTCCAGCCCTCGATGAAGCGGGCAAGGCACTGATCGCCGAGGCTTCCGGCAGCAGTGCCACGATCGGCATTGTCTGCGAACCGTTCCTCCAATGGGTGATCGAGGACAATTTCGCTGGCGAGCGACCGGACTTTGCTGCCGCCGGTGCCATGCTTGTCGACGATGTGCGCCCTTACGAGGAAATGAAGCTGCGCATGCTCAATGGCAGCCATTCCTTCCTGGCATATCTGGGGGCGCTCGCCGGTCACGAGACGATCTCGGACTGCATGGGTGACGCGGTGTTCCGCAAGGCTGCCCGTACCCTGATGATGCAGGAACAAGCGCCGACGCTTTCGGTGCCGGGTGATGTCGATCTCGACGCCTATGCGGATGCGCTGATTGCGCGTTTCTCCAATTCGCGTCTTGGACACCGCACGCAACAGATCGCGACAGATGGCAGCCAAAAACTGCCGCAGCGCCTGCTTGCGCCGATTGCGAACCATCTGGAACGAGGAGAGCCATGGGCTCTCTCGGCACTGGGTGTCGCCGGATGGATGGCCTATCTCGGGGGCAAGAGCGAGAAGGGTGAAGCGCTGAAGCTTTCGGACCCGTTGGCCGAGCGCCTGGCGGAAATCGCCTCATGCAATGAAGGCGACGATCTTGTCGAAGCGCTCCTGAAACTGGACGCGATCTTCCCGCCGGCGCTTGTCGGCAACGAGGCGTTCGTCGCCGGTATCAATGAGAGCTATCGCGCCATCACCGAGCAGGGCGTTCGAGAAGCGATTGCTCAGGCTTGCGCAAAATACGATACGGAAGAGGGGTAA
- the uxaC gene encoding glucuronate isomerase, whose product MQPFLGPDFLLNSDAAHKLYHEHAADLPIVDYHNHLPPQEIAEDRKWDNIGELWLGHDHYKWRLMRWAGFSEDRITGEASWRQKFDAFAQTMPQCVGNPMFHWSHLELWRYFGLEGTVFSPETADKCWDAANAQLGRPEFSARGLLERMNVELVGTTDDPTDTLEHHAAMLDADLSFKVVPSFRPDKAIKIEADGFTAYLENLSAVSGVSINGFEDLVDALVKRLDRFVELGCRASDHGLDILRAGKETTASRLDAILKKRLGGSALEEDEIADFQNAMLVELGRAYASRDLVMQLHIGPLRNTRTRLFDALGPDTGGDSMNDLAIAGALNALLDRLDRTDELPRTILYCLDPTKNAMLAATAGNFQDGSVPGKVQAGAAWWFNDQLDGMEHQLTQLAQMGLLSRFVGMLTDSRSFLSFPRHEYYRRLVCRMVGGWMEEGAMPPDYDLAGGLIEDICYRNAKRWFL is encoded by the coding sequence ATGCAGCCGTTTCTCGGACCGGATTTTCTTCTGAACAGCGATGCAGCCCATAAGCTCTATCACGAGCATGCGGCTGATCTGCCAATCGTGGATTATCACAACCATCTGCCACCGCAGGAGATTGCCGAAGACCGTAAATGGGACAATATCGGCGAACTCTGGCTTGGACATGACCACTACAAGTGGCGGCTGATGCGCTGGGCGGGCTTCAGCGAGGACCGGATCACCGGTGAGGCAAGCTGGCGTCAGAAATTCGATGCCTTCGCGCAGACCATGCCGCAATGTGTTGGCAACCCGATGTTTCACTGGTCGCATCTGGAGCTGTGGCGCTATTTCGGCCTGGAGGGCACGGTCTTCTCGCCCGAAACGGCAGATAAATGCTGGGATGCTGCCAACGCACAGCTTGGCCGTCCAGAATTTTCCGCGCGCGGTCTGCTTGAGCGGATGAATGTCGAACTGGTCGGGACCACGGACGACCCGACAGACACGCTCGAACATCATGCGGCGATGCTTGATGCGGATCTGTCTTTCAAGGTCGTGCCCAGCTTTCGGCCCGACAAGGCCATCAAGATCGAGGCCGATGGTTTCACTGCCTATCTTGAGAACCTCTCAGCGGTCAGTGGTGTGAGCATCAACGGTTTCGAGGACCTGGTGGACGCGCTGGTGAAGCGTCTCGACCGCTTTGTCGAGCTTGGCTGCCGGGCAAGCGACCACGGGTTGGACATCCTGCGCGCAGGCAAGGAAACAACCGCATCGCGCCTCGATGCGATCCTCAAGAAGCGTCTTGGCGGCAGTGCGCTTGAGGAAGACGAGATTGCGGATTTCCAGAACGCGATGCTTGTGGAGCTTGGACGCGCCTATGCCTCGCGTGATCTTGTCATGCAGCTTCACATCGGCCCGTTGCGCAATACGCGCACGCGTCTCTTCGATGCGCTTGGGCCGGATACCGGCGGCGACAGCATGAATGATCTGGCCATTGCCGGAGCACTCAATGCGCTGCTCGACCGGCTGGATCGCACCGACGAGCTGCCGCGCACCATTCTCTACTGCCTCGACCCGACCAAGAACGCGATGCTTGCCGCAACTGCCGGCAATTTCCAGGACGGATCTGTGCCCGGCAAGGTGCAGGCGGGTGCTGCATGGTGGTTCAACGATCAGCTTGACGGCATGGAACATCAGCTGACCCAGCTTGCGCAGATGGGTCTGTTGTCGCGTTTCGTCGGCATGCTCACCGACAGCCGCTCCTTCCTCTCCTTCCCGCGCCACGAATACTACCGGCGCCTCGTCTGCCGCATGGTGGGCGGCTGGATGGAAGAGGGTGCGATGCCACCTGACTACGATCTCGCTGGCGGCCTGATCGAGGACATCTGCTACCGCAATGCAAAGCGGTGGTTTCTCTAG
- a CDS encoding TRAP transporter large permease, which translates to MEDYINALILFGSFAFFMVLGVPIAFSIGLASVVTFMTFMTFDQSVFIVAQQIASGLDSFTLLAIPFFILAGHIMNRGGIAMRLINFAKVLGGRLPGALAHCNVLANMMFGSISGSAVASAAAVGGVMAPLQEKEGYDRSFSAAVNIASCPTGLLIPPSATFIVYSLITGGTSIAALFVAGYVPGILMGLSLMLVAGIIAKRRGYPVAERSSWREIIDTGLQALPPLGLIVIVMGGIIAGIFTATEASAIAVVYTLFLALVWYREISIRDLPSVLLEAAITTSIVLLMIGASIAMSKAMAFADIPYMISDALLALSENPIVILLIINLALLVIGTFMDMTPALLIFTPIFLPVVKDLGMDPVHFGVMMTLNLCIGICTPPVGSALFVGCSVGKTSIASVLKPLLPFYAVLFALLLAVTYIPALSLWLPGLLLNY; encoded by the coding sequence ATGGAAGACTATATCAACGCGCTGATTCTGTTCGGCTCCTTCGCATTCTTCATGGTTCTGGGCGTGCCGATCGCGTTCTCGATCGGTCTGGCCTCGGTCGTCACCTTCATGACCTTCATGACGTTCGACCAGTCCGTCTTCATCGTCGCGCAGCAGATCGCGTCGGGTCTCGACAGCTTCACGCTTCTGGCCATTCCCTTCTTCATCCTGGCCGGCCACATCATGAACCGCGGCGGCATCGCCATGCGGCTCATCAATTTCGCGAAGGTGCTGGGCGGGCGACTGCCAGGCGCGCTGGCGCATTGCAACGTGCTTGCAAACATGATGTTCGGCTCGATCTCCGGCTCCGCCGTCGCCTCGGCGGCAGCCGTTGGCGGTGTGATGGCGCCGCTACAGGAAAAGGAGGGCTATGACCGTTCCTTCTCCGCTGCCGTGAATATCGCCTCTTGCCCGACCGGATTGCTGATCCCGCCGAGCGCAACATTCATTGTCTACTCGCTGATTACCGGCGGCACCTCGATTGCAGCTCTTTTCGTTGCCGGCTATGTGCCGGGCATTCTCATGGGCCTGTCGCTCATGCTGGTTGCCGGAATCATCGCCAAGCGTCGCGGCTATCCCGTGGCCGAACGGTCAAGCTGGCGCGAGATCATCGATACCGGCTTGCAGGCACTGCCGCCGCTGGGGCTCATCGTGATCGTGATGGGCGGCATCATCGCGGGCATATTCACCGCTACGGAAGCTTCGGCGATTGCCGTGGTCTACACGCTTTTCCTGGCGCTGGTCTGGTATCGCGAAATCTCGATCCGCGACCTGCCGTCGGTGCTTCTTGAAGCCGCGATCACCACCTCCATCGTGCTTCTGATGATTGGCGCATCCATCGCGATGTCCAAGGCCATGGCCTTTGCCGACATTCCCTACATGATCTCTGATGCGCTGCTGGCGTTGTCTGAGAACCCGATCGTCATCCTGCTCATCATAAATCTGGCGCTGCTGGTCATCGGCACCTTCATGGACATGACGCCCGCGCTCCTGATCTTCACGCCGATCTTCCTGCCGGTGGTGAAGGATCTGGGCATGGATCCGGTGCATTTCGGCGTGATGATGACCCTCAATCTGTGCATCGGCATCTGTACCCCGCCGGTCGGCTCGGCGCTCTTTGTCGGCTGCTCGGTTGGCAAGACGTCCATCGCCTCCGTCCTGAAGCCGCTGCTGCCGTTCTATGCCGTGCTTTTCGCGCTGCTTCTGGCCGTCACATATATCCCCGCCCTCAGCCTGTGGCTGCCGGGTCTGCTCCTGAACTACTGA
- a CDS encoding DUF6691 family protein — translation MSFLVNLALGLLFGVGLVISGMSNPAKVLNFLDLFGTWDPSLAFVMGGAVLVAFIGFKVVLKRPAPIAADLFQLPTRNDIDSPLVIGPAIFGIGWGLGGFCPGPALTALPLAATGTLAFVPAMLLGMWGARMIGQSRAARTST, via the coding sequence ATGTCCTTTCTCGTCAATCTCGCGCTGGGACTGCTCTTCGGTGTTGGCCTCGTTATCTCCGGAATGTCTAATCCTGCGAAGGTTCTGAACTTCCTCGACCTGTTCGGCACCTGGGATCCTTCCCTGGCATTCGTCATGGGCGGCGCGGTTCTCGTGGCTTTCATAGGCTTCAAAGTGGTCCTCAAGAGGCCCGCGCCTATCGCGGCTGATCTCTTCCAGCTTCCGACCCGCAACGATATCGACAGCCCGCTTGTCATTGGACCTGCCATTTTCGGCATTGGCTGGGGTCTGGGCGGCTTCTGCCCCGGGCCCGCGCTGACGGCCCTGCCTCTCGCGGCCACAGGCACGCTGGCATTTGTACCTGCGATGCTCTTGGGCATGTGGGGCGCCCGGATGATCGGTCAATCTCGCGCCGCGCGCACCAGCACGTGA
- a CDS encoding ArsR/SmtB family transcription factor, giving the protein MTQDFSPEVTDMLKNAEAAAGFLKSFTHPSRLMILCALVEGERSVRDLEDALDLRQPGLSQQIASLREAGFIVGRKESKHVYYRLADGRVAEFITQLHKMFCETPKKAERAEND; this is encoded by the coding sequence ATGACGCAGGATTTTTCGCCGGAAGTGACTGACATGCTCAAAAATGCGGAAGCTGCAGCAGGCTTCCTCAAGAGCTTCACCCATCCGTCGCGCCTCATGATCCTGTGCGCGCTCGTGGAGGGCGAAAGGTCGGTGCGCGATCTGGAAGACGCGCTCGACCTCCGCCAGCCCGGGCTCTCGCAACAGATCGCCTCCCTGCGCGAGGCCGGTTTCATAGTTGGCCGCAAGGAATCAAAGCACGTCTACTACCGTCTTGCGGACGGACGCGTGGCCGAATTCATCACCCAACTCCACAAGATGTTCTGTGAAACGCCCAAAAAGGCAGAAAGAGCAGAAAATGACTGA